One genomic window of Haloferax mediterranei ATCC 33500 includes the following:
- a CDS encoding sodium:calcium antiporter — MFAEAVLFVVGLAALVFGADRAVTAAAEVASFYGVSPFFIGVTLISVGTSIPEMTTSIYAASYGAGDLVVGNIIGSETSQITLAIGIVALIAPIVADRRDVMVYGGAMTLAMIIMLLTLEDGVVQRSEGFLMMLAYVNFVYTLYTNEGGEEIAEEVVEEEKTPERGLPRVAFGLLLVVVGGQVMVTNGVELARLVGISEYSVGLLTGLGTTAPEIVVAGIAAKEGREGISVGSILGSNITDPVFSLGIGALVADVVVTDLASVTPSGLYMLVVSLAVLALLYWQEGIDRRAALLCLGLYLPTFVVL, encoded by the coding sequence ATGTTCGCAGAGGCAGTTCTGTTCGTCGTCGGACTCGCCGCGCTCGTCTTCGGTGCCGACCGGGCGGTCACCGCCGCGGCCGAGGTCGCCAGTTTCTACGGCGTCTCGCCGTTCTTCATCGGCGTGACGCTCATCTCCGTCGGCACGTCGATTCCGGAGATGACGACCTCCATTTACGCGGCCTCCTACGGCGCGGGCGACCTCGTCGTCGGCAACATCATCGGCTCGGAGACCTCGCAGATTACGCTCGCTATCGGTATCGTGGCGCTCATCGCGCCCATCGTGGCGGACCGTCGAGACGTGATGGTCTACGGCGGGGCGATGACGCTCGCGATGATTATCATGCTACTCACGCTCGAAGACGGCGTAGTCCAGCGTTCCGAGGGCTTCCTGATGATGCTCGCGTACGTCAACTTCGTCTACACGCTCTACACGAACGAGGGTGGCGAGGAAATTGCTGAGGAGGTCGTCGAGGAGGAAAAGACACCGGAACGAGGTCTCCCGCGTGTCGCGTTCGGCCTGCTTCTCGTCGTAGTCGGCGGGCAAGTGATGGTAACGAACGGCGTCGAACTCGCCCGGTTGGTCGGCATCTCCGAGTATTCGGTCGGTTTGCTCACCGGTCTCGGGACGACTGCCCCCGAAATCGTCGTCGCCGGAATCGCCGCCAAGGAGGGCCGCGAAGGAATCTCCGTGGGGTCGATTCTCGGGAGCAACATCACCGACCCCGTCTTTTCGCTCGGTATCGGCGCGCTGGTTGCGGATGTGGTCGTCACTGACCTCGCGTCGGTGACGCCCTCGGGACTCTACATGCTCGTCGTGTCGCTCGCGGTGTTAGCGTTGCTCTACTGGCAGGAGGGTATCGACCGTCGCGCGGCGCTCCTCTGTCTCGGGTTGTATCTCCCGACGTTCGTCGTGCTGTGA
- a CDS encoding ribose 1,5-bisphosphate isomerase, with protein sequence MDERVHAEVRRIADEIGTMEIRGAAAIAEAAARALRSQATDSETTDPEAFKSELRAAARMLYETRPTAVSLPNALRYVLRGMSSTTVEGLRQDVVQSADDFCARLERAQADLGQVGANRLRDGDTIMTHCHSTDVFACVEAAVEQGKHIEAIVKETRPRLQGHITAEALHEMGVPVTLIVDSAARRYLNDVDHVLVGADAIAADGSVINKIGTSGLAVNARDRGAPIMVAAQTLKLHPGTMTGHTVDIEMRDTEEIIDDETLAELGNPTVKNPAFDVTPPRYVDAIVTERGQFPPESIVILMRELFGEGTTEPWAEP encoded by the coding sequence ATGGACGAGCGCGTACACGCCGAGGTGCGACGTATCGCGGACGAAATCGGTACGATGGAGATTCGCGGTGCGGCGGCCATCGCGGAGGCGGCAGCCCGCGCCCTTCGGTCACAGGCCACGGACAGCGAGACCACAGACCCCGAGGCGTTCAAATCCGAACTCCGCGCCGCCGCCCGAATGCTCTACGAGACGCGGCCGACCGCTGTGAGCCTGCCGAACGCGCTCCGGTACGTCCTCCGCGGAATGTCGAGTACGACGGTCGAGGGACTGCGTCAGGACGTCGTCCAGTCTGCGGACGATTTCTGCGCCCGACTCGAACGAGCGCAAGCCGACCTCGGACAGGTCGGTGCGAACCGCCTCCGCGACGGCGACACCATCATGACCCACTGCCACTCGACGGACGTCTTCGCGTGCGTCGAGGCGGCGGTCGAACAGGGGAAACACATCGAGGCCATCGTCAAGGAGACGCGACCCCGACTACAGGGACATATCACCGCGGAGGCGCTCCACGAGATGGGCGTACCGGTCACACTCATCGTCGACTCGGCAGCCCGGCGCTACCTCAACGACGTGGACCACGTGTTGGTCGGCGCGGACGCCATCGCGGCCGACGGGAGCGTCATCAACAAAATCGGGACGAGCGGCCTCGCGGTCAACGCCCGCGACCGAGGGGCACCCATCATGGTCGCCGCACAGACGCTGAAACTGCACCCGGGGACGATGACGGGCCACACGGTCGATATCGAGATGCGTGACACTGAGGAGATAATCGACGACGAAACGCTCGCGGAACTCGGCAATCCGACGGTCAAAAATCCCGCCTTCGACGTGACGCCGCCGCGCTACGTCGACGCCATCGTCACCGAGCGTGGGCAGTTCCCACCGGAGAGTATCGTCATCCTGATGCGCGAACTATTCGGTGAAGGGACGACGGAGCCGTGGGCTGAGCCCTGA
- the ribH gene encoding 6,7-dimethyl-8-ribityllumazine synthase produces the protein MVSLGLVVARFNSSVTEQMKEAAHDAAAERDAEVVETIHVPGAYDSPLAADRLARRDDIDAVAVVGAIVTGDTNHDEVIADAAAKSLTEVSLDRDKPVTFGVSGPGMSGAEARERISKGAEAVYAATDMVEALA, from the coding sequence ATGGTCTCTCTCGGACTCGTAGTGGCCCGATTCAACTCATCGGTCACAGAACAGATGAAGGAGGCGGCACACGACGCCGCCGCCGAACGCGATGCAGAGGTCGTCGAGACGATTCACGTCCCCGGCGCGTACGACTCCCCGCTCGCGGCCGACCGACTCGCCCGCCGTGACGACATCGACGCCGTCGCCGTCGTCGGCGCAATCGTCACCGGCGACACCAACCACGACGAGGTTATCGCCGACGCGGCGGCGAAGTCCCTGACCGAGGTCTCGCTAGACCGCGATAAGCCCGTCACCTTCGGCGTCTCCGGACCCGGAATGAGCGGCGCTGAAGCGCGCGAACGCATCAGCAAAGGTGCGGAAGCGGTTTACGCTGCGACTGATATGGTGGAGGCGTTGGCATGA
- a CDS encoding DEAD/DEAH box helicase: protein MRVNDLPLPADLVTHYESNGIEELYPPQVAAVEAGVAEGGRVVAAIPTASGKTFIAELAMLTADGPALYIVPLRALAREKYETFDELPGVSVGISTGDFDSAEEALGDHDIIVATSEKVDSAIRNGASWVEHLACVVVDEVHLLGALGRGPTLEVTLATLQRRVPDLQLVALSATVDNPEAIAAWLDAELVESTWRPVSLRTGVYADESVEFDDDSALEVTVPPTGPNDDEATEATVSLVADAVENGGQCLAFVRSRREAEALADRLADEDLSPAPDLGDELAELGGTTTGRQLSECARTGVGFHHAGLRSTHRVTVENAFRDRKLSVICATPTLAAGVNVPARRVVIRDQKRYTGESMAWIPVLDVHQMCGRAGRPHLDPFGEAVLVGDDDTKDELVDRYVTADAEAVNSQFADEEALRTHVLSVVASGFADSLDGVADVFSATYYAHQNPGVDLTELVGDVVSDLESMELLAVDGDSLSATTLGAQTSKQYVSPTTGARIIAGVRTIQTMADENVTARTALEVVCNTPDMHDTYLGNRERADMYQYARTHSAEFTTAMHEADPFEEWLTAVKTARILHEWSDGSNIEDLVERYRIGPGDVESRVERAEWLLGAADALCAALDTDVPEFREVRALLSP from the coding sequence ATGCGCGTGAACGACCTCCCGCTTCCGGCGGACCTCGTCACACACTACGAGTCAAACGGCATCGAGGAGTTGTATCCGCCGCAGGTAGCCGCCGTCGAGGCGGGTGTCGCCGAAGGCGGTCGCGTCGTCGCCGCGATTCCGACCGCGAGTGGCAAGACGTTCATCGCCGAACTCGCCATGCTCACCGCCGACGGACCGGCGCTTTACATCGTCCCGCTTCGCGCGCTCGCACGCGAAAAGTACGAGACGTTCGACGAACTGCCGGGCGTGAGCGTCGGCATCTCGACCGGCGACTTCGACTCCGCCGAAGAGGCCCTCGGCGACCACGATATCATCGTCGCCACGAGCGAGAAGGTCGATTCGGCGATTCGAAACGGCGCGTCGTGGGTCGAACACCTCGCCTGCGTCGTCGTCGACGAGGTGCACCTCCTCGGCGCGCTCGGTCGCGGGCCGACGCTCGAAGTCACGCTGGCGACGCTCCAACGCCGGGTTCCCGACCTCCAGCTCGTCGCCCTCTCCGCGACAGTCGACAACCCCGAAGCAATCGCCGCGTGGTTGGACGCCGAACTGGTCGAAAGTACGTGGCGACCTGTCTCACTTCGAACCGGCGTCTACGCCGACGAATCGGTCGAGTTCGACGACGACTCGGCGCTCGAAGTCACGGTTCCACCGACCGGCCCGAACGACGACGAGGCGACCGAAGCGACCGTCTCGCTCGTCGCCGATGCGGTCGAAAACGGCGGCCAGTGTCTCGCGTTCGTCCGCTCACGCCGCGAAGCAGAAGCGCTCGCCGACCGACTCGCGGACGAAGACCTTTCGCCCGCCCCCGACCTCGGTGACGAACTCGCCGAACTGGGCGGCACCACAACTGGACGGCAACTCTCCGAGTGTGCGCGAACCGGTGTTGGATTCCACCACGCCGGTCTGCGAAGCACACACCGAGTTACCGTGGAAAACGCCTTCAGAGACCGGAAGCTCTCGGTTATCTGTGCGACGCCGACCCTCGCGGCGGGCGTGAACGTTCCGGCGCGCCGCGTCGTTATCCGCGACCAGAAGCGCTACACCGGCGAGTCGATGGCGTGGATTCCGGTGCTCGACGTCCACCAGATGTGCGGCCGCGCCGGACGGCCGCACCTCGACCCCTTCGGCGAAGCGGTGCTCGTCGGCGACGACGACACGAAAGACGAACTCGTCGACCGCTACGTCACCGCCGATGCGGAGGCGGTCAACTCCCAGTTTGCCGACGAGGAGGCGCTTCGAACGCACGTTCTCTCGGTCGTCGCGTCGGGCTTTGCCGACAGCCTCGACGGCGTCGCCGACGTGTTTTCGGCCACGTACTACGCTCATCAGAACCCCGGCGTGGACCTCACGGAACTCGTCGGCGACGTGGTTTCCGACCTCGAATCGATGGAACTGCTCGCCGTCGACGGCGACTCGCTTTCGGCGACGACCCTCGGCGCACAAACGTCCAAGCAGTACGTTTCGCCGACGACTGGAGCGCGAATCATCGCTGGCGTGCGGACCATCCAGACGATGGCCGACGAGAACGTCACGGCCCGAACCGCGCTGGAAGTCGTCTGCAACACGCCCGACATGCACGACACCTACCTCGGCAACCGCGAGCGGGCGGACATGTACCAGTACGCTCGAACTCACAGCGCGGAGTTCACTACCGCAATGCACGAGGCAGACCCGTTCGAGGAGTGGTTGACCGCGGTCAAGACCGCCCGTATCCTCCACGAGTGGTCCGATGGGTCGAACATCGAGGACCTCGTCGAACGCTACCGAATCGGCCCGGGAGACGTCGAATCCCGCGTCGAGCGCGCCGAGTGGCTCTTGGGCGCAGCGGATGCGCTCTGTGCCGCACTCGACACCGACGTCCCAGAGTTCCGCGAGGTTCGGGCGCTGTTGTCGCCCTGA
- a CDS encoding helix-turn-helix domain-containing protein has translation MKSVGLRLTPDENHLHPMHEFVVEHEAFERTKLHHWNPTMTETNTIVFEVVGSDIEAYEEALTSIPTILSSEVAQMPGDSFFIVVKERLDAAGVQQTTAFTQDGLVVVPPVIFEGDGTILVTIVGTDEALQSAVDQTPEGIDIEIRRVREYTGPGDFAPASLSPRQREAVEAAVACGYYRESRDGSVAAVAEQLGCSTGTAAEHLRKAEMKVMSAVVDGQ, from the coding sequence ATGAAATCGGTCGGACTACGTCTCACCCCGGACGAGAACCATCTGCACCCGATGCACGAGTTCGTCGTCGAACACGAGGCGTTCGAGCGGACCAAATTACATCACTGGAATCCGACGATGACCGAGACGAACACGATTGTTTTCGAGGTCGTCGGGTCCGATATCGAAGCGTACGAGGAAGCGCTCACGTCGATACCGACGATTCTGTCGTCGGAGGTGGCGCAGATGCCGGGTGACTCGTTTTTTATCGTCGTCAAAGAACGGCTCGATGCGGCTGGAGTACAGCAGACGACGGCGTTCACGCAGGACGGACTGGTCGTCGTCCCACCGGTCATCTTCGAGGGCGATGGAACGATTTTAGTCACGATTGTCGGGACGGACGAAGCGCTCCAATCAGCGGTTGACCAGACCCCGGAAGGCATCGACATCGAAATCAGAAGGGTGCGAGAGTACACCGGTCCGGGGGACTTCGCGCCCGCCTCGCTGTCGCCGCGACAGCGAGAAGCCGTCGAGGCTGCGGTCGCGTGCGGCTACTATCGGGAATCGAGAGACGGGTCCGTCGCAGCGGTGGCAGAGCAGTTGGGCTGCTCGACTGGAACTGCCGCCGAGCACCTCCGAAAAGCCGAGATGAAAGTGATGTCCGCAGTCGTCGACGGGCAGTAA
- the rbcL gene encoding type III ribulose-bisphosphate carboxylase produces MGITYEDFLDLEYEPTDEDLVCTFRIDPATGMSMEAAASRVASESSNGTWAALQPGADFTDMGATTFSIAERSSAGSQTGSDDIDGGNIQVAYPAGLFEPGNMPQVLSCIAGNIMGMKAVDSIRLMDCEWPEPVVSSYPGPLYGSSVREEIFGVSDRPITATVPKPKVGLSTAEHAQVGYDAWVGGVDLLKDDENLTDQDFNPFADRLTESLSLRDDAEDETGEKKSYLINVTADTQTMLDRVDEVAAQGGEYVMVDIITAGWASLQTVRERTEKHGLAIHAHRAMHAAFDRMPTHGVSMRVLAQISRLCGVDQLHTGTAGLGKLANEDTVGINDWLKGDLYGRNDVLPVASGGLHPGLLPDLLDATGTNTCIQLGGGIHGHPDGTRSGAIALRSAIDAYVEGKSITEAAEETPELAVALDKWGTETPR; encoded by the coding sequence ATGGGTATCACGTACGAAGACTTCCTCGACCTCGAATACGAACCGACCGACGAGGACCTCGTCTGCACGTTCCGCATCGACCCCGCAACGGGTATGTCCATGGAGGCGGCCGCGAGTCGCGTGGCTTCGGAGTCCTCCAACGGGACGTGGGCGGCCCTCCAACCCGGTGCGGACTTCACCGATATGGGAGCGACTACGTTCTCCATCGCCGAGCGAAGCTCGGCTGGCAGCCAGACGGGGTCCGACGACATCGACGGCGGTAACATTCAGGTCGCCTACCCTGCCGGACTGTTCGAACCCGGGAACATGCCGCAGGTACTCTCCTGTATTGCCGGCAACATCATGGGCATGAAAGCGGTCGACAGTATCCGTCTCATGGACTGTGAGTGGCCCGAACCGGTCGTCTCGTCGTACCCCGGACCGCTCTACGGTTCGTCGGTCCGCGAGGAGATTTTCGGCGTCAGCGACCGCCCCATCACGGCGACGGTCCCGAAGCCGAAAGTCGGGCTTTCGACGGCTGAACACGCGCAGGTCGGCTACGACGCATGGGTCGGTGGCGTCGACCTCCTGAAGGACGACGAGAACCTAACCGACCAGGACTTCAACCCCTTCGCCGACCGACTCACGGAGTCGCTGTCGCTCCGTGACGACGCCGAAGACGAGACCGGAGAGAAGAAATCGTACCTCATCAACGTCACCGCAGATACCCAGACGATGCTCGACCGCGTGGACGAGGTGGCTGCACAGGGCGGCGAGTACGTCATGGTGGATATCATCACCGCCGGGTGGGCCAGTCTCCAGACCGTCCGCGAGCGCACCGAGAAACACGGCCTTGCTATCCACGCCCACCGCGCCATGCACGCCGCCTTCGACCGAATGCCGACCCACGGCGTCTCGATGCGGGTGCTCGCACAAATCTCGCGGCTCTGTGGGGTCGACCAACTCCACACCGGGACCGCGGGACTCGGGAAACTCGCAAACGAGGACACCGTCGGCATCAACGACTGGCTGAAAGGCGACCTCTACGGTCGAAACGACGTGCTCCCGGTCGCCTCCGGCGGTCTCCATCCGGGACTGCTCCCCGACCTCCTCGATGCAACGGGCACGAACACCTGTATCCAACTCGGCGGCGGTATCCACGGGCACCCCGACGGCACCCGCTCCGGAGCGATTGCGCTTCGGTCGGCAATCGACGCCTACGTCGAAGGTAAGTCGATTACCGAGGCCGCCGAAGAAACGCCCGAACTCGCCGTTGCCCTGGACAAGTGGGGCACTGAGACCCCGAGATAA
- a CDS encoding NADH-quinone oxidoreductase subunit D, whose translation MSLESPQVTTEVDADQLTTDVLRQVLGDALLNLDHHVHAPEVTIRPDDVQAVLSTFRDDLGFDHLSCVTAQEYEDRYESIYHLKSYDDPTREVSVVVPTPRSDPVSESAEPVFRTADWHEREAYDLIGIEYDDHPDLRRILLPETWQGHPLSLDYDQTRPQVVRYDEHANPLHEDGRTDTNTMVLNIGPHHPATHGVLHLQATLDGEKVVDVDPDIGYIHRCEEQMCQKGTYRHQIMPYPDRWDWGGGGLLNEWAYARTAEALADISVPEYAQIIRTMAAELSRILSHMLAVASYALDVTGEFTATFMYAMRDRELVQNILEDLTGQRLMFNYFRLGGVVWDLPEPREEFFEKTREFLDGLPKKLEEYHDLLTANEILQIRAVDTGVLPPEVAKQYGVTGPVARGSGIDYDLRRDDPYGYYDELDWNVVVEDDCDNFSRLLVRMREVEESAKIIDQCVDLLEDWPEDERNLQSNVPRTLKPDEDTEVYRAVEAAKGELGIYIRSDGTDKPARFKIRGPSFSNLQVLPEIANGEYVADLIASIGSLDTIMGEVDR comes from the coding sequence ATGTCACTCGAATCACCCCAAGTGACGACCGAGGTAGACGCAGACCAACTCACCACCGATGTGCTCCGGCAGGTGTTGGGGGATGCTCTTCTCAATCTCGACCACCACGTTCACGCCCCCGAGGTGACAATCCGGCCCGACGACGTACAGGCGGTCCTTTCGACATTCCGCGACGACCTCGGGTTCGACCACCTCTCGTGTGTGACCGCACAGGAGTACGAAGACCGCTACGAGTCTATCTACCACCTCAAATCCTACGACGACCCGACACGGGAGGTGAGTGTCGTCGTTCCTACACCCCGGTCAGACCCCGTGAGCGAGTCCGCCGAACCGGTGTTTCGGACAGCCGACTGGCACGAACGAGAGGCGTACGACCTCATCGGCATCGAGTACGACGACCATCCCGACCTGCGCCGTATCCTCCTCCCCGAGACGTGGCAGGGCCACCCGCTGAGTCTCGATTACGACCAGACGCGCCCGCAGGTCGTCCGGTACGACGAGCACGCGAATCCGCTCCACGAAGACGGGCGCACCGACACCAACACGATGGTTCTCAACATCGGCCCGCACCACCCCGCGACTCACGGCGTCTTACACCTACAGGCCACTCTCGACGGCGAGAAGGTCGTGGACGTGGACCCCGATATCGGGTACATTCACCGCTGCGAGGAGCAGATGTGCCAGAAGGGAACCTACCGACACCAGATTATGCCGTATCCCGACCGCTGGGACTGGGGCGGCGGCGGACTGCTGAACGAGTGGGCCTATGCCCGAACTGCGGAAGCGCTGGCCGACATTTCCGTTCCGGAGTACGCCCAGATTATCCGTACGATGGCCGCGGAGTTGAGTCGCATCCTCTCGCACATGCTCGCAGTCGCCTCGTACGCTCTCGACGTCACCGGCGAATTCACCGCGACGTTCATGTACGCGATGCGCGACCGTGAACTCGTCCAAAATATCCTCGAAGACCTCACTGGACAGCGATTAATGTTCAATTATTTCCGACTCGGCGGCGTCGTCTGGGACCTTCCCGAACCCCGCGAGGAGTTCTTCGAGAAGACACGCGAATTCCTCGATGGACTCCCCAAAAAACTCGAAGAGTACCACGACCTGCTGACGGCGAACGAGATACTCCAGATTCGGGCGGTCGATACCGGCGTTCTACCGCCCGAGGTCGCAAAGCAGTACGGGGTAACTGGCCCGGTCGCCCGCGGGTCAGGTATCGACTACGACCTCCGCCGCGACGACCCCTACGGCTACTACGACGAACTCGATTGGAACGTCGTCGTCGAGGACGACTGCGACAATTTCTCGCGCCTGCTCGTGCGGATGCGCGAGGTCGAAGAATCGGCCAAGATTATCGACCAGTGTGTCGACCTGCTCGAAGACTGGCCCGAAGACGAGCGAAACCTCCAGTCGAACGTGCCGCGTACGCTCAAGCCAGACGAAGACACCGAAGTCTACCGCGCCGTCGAGGCGGCGAAGGGTGAACTCGGTATCTATATTCGGTCCGACGGCACCGACAAGCCAGCCCGATTCAAGATTCGTGGCCCGTCTTTCTCGAACTTGCAGGTGCTCCCGGAGATAGCCAACGGTGAGTATGTCGCCGACCTCATCGCGTCAATCGGGAGTTTAGATACGATTATGGGCGAGGTCGACCGGTGA
- a CDS encoding pyridoxal phosphate-dependent aminotransferase, producing the protein MNFDFSDRVGRVEPSATLAISNLASELEAEGEDVVDLSVGAPDFPTPDNIVQAAKDAMDAGHTGYTSSNGIPDLKEAIAAKLRGNGVDAEADEVIVTPGGKQALYETFQTVIDDGDEVVLLDPAWVSYEAMVKLAGGSLNRVDLAQHDFRLEPALDELAEAVSDETKLLVVNSPSNPTGGVFSDAALEGVRDLAVEHDIAVISDEIYERITYDGFEHTSLGSLDGMEDRTITINGFSKAFSMTGWRLGYLHAPSDLISQAGKLHSHSVSCAVNFVQHAGVEALSERTDDTVEEMRQAFEGRRDMLVDLLAEHDVDVAVPKGAFYMMLPVDDDDQAWCEGAIQDAKVATVPGSAFNAPGYARISYAASEERLREAVERLAEHDYI; encoded by the coding sequence ATGAACTTCGATTTCAGCGACCGGGTTGGCAGGGTCGAACCAAGCGCGACGCTCGCCATCTCGAACCTCGCGAGTGAACTGGAAGCAGAGGGTGAAGACGTAGTCGACCTCTCGGTCGGTGCACCGGACTTCCCGACGCCGGACAACATCGTTCAGGCTGCGAAGGACGCAATGGACGCCGGACATACGGGCTACACCTCCTCGAACGGGATTCCGGACCTCAAAGAAGCAATCGCGGCAAAGCTCCGCGGGAACGGCGTCGACGCCGAGGCCGACGAGGTTATCGTCACGCCCGGCGGCAAGCAGGCGCTCTACGAGACGTTCCAGACCGTCATCGACGACGGCGACGAAGTCGTCCTACTGGACCCCGCGTGGGTGTCCTACGAGGCGATGGTCAAACTCGCCGGTGGTTCCCTGAACCGCGTCGACCTCGCACAGCACGACTTCCGTCTCGAACCCGCGCTCGACGAACTCGCCGAGGCGGTCTCCGACGAGACCAAACTGCTCGTCGTCAACTCGCCGTCGAACCCGACCGGCGGTGTCTTCTCCGACGCGGCGCTCGAAGGCGTCCGCGACCTCGCGGTCGAACACGATATCGCCGTCATCTCCGACGAGATTTACGAGCGCATCACCTACGACGGCTTCGAGCACACCTCGCTCGGCTCCCTCGACGGGATGGAAGACCGAACCATCACCATCAACGGCTTCTCGAAGGCCTTCTCGATGACCGGCTGGCGGCTCGGCTACCTGCACGCCCCCTCGGACCTCATCTCGCAGGCTGGCAAGCTGCACTCGCACTCGGTCTCCTGTGCGGTCAACTTCGTCCAGCACGCCGGCGTCGAGGCGCTCTCCGAGCGTACCGACGACACGGTCGAAGAGATGCGTCAGGCGTTCGAAGGCCGCCGCGACATGCTCGTGGACCTCCTCGCCGAACACGACGTGGACGTTGCCGTTCCGAAAGGCGCGTTCTACATGATGCTCCCCGTCGACGACGACGACCAGGCATGGTGTGAAGGTGCGATTCAGGACGCGAAGGTTGCGACCGTCCCCGGTAGCGCCTTCAACGCCCCGGGCTACGCCCGCATCTCCTACGCTGCAAGTGAAGAGCGACTCCGCGAAGCCGTCGAGCGCCTCGCCGAGCACGACTACATCTAA